In Corvus moneduloides isolate bCorMon1 chromosome 6, bCorMon1.pri, whole genome shotgun sequence, the sequence GCTGTTTGCAGTAATTCACATTTTCAAGGTCTAGCTTCTGCAACTCATTGACATGTCCATGCCAATGAATTCCTTTTCCAAAATTGTTTGTTAAACATTGCACTTCAGATTAATACCAACCAGTACCAAATTACTAGGTTTTCAGTGTTAATGTATCTATTTCTCCATATAACATACAGTACATATATTTTACAAGGCACACATTACAGTATCTACATCACAGCAGTGTGAATTACAgcaacttaatttaaaaaagctgTACAGAATACAAAGTTTACTTTTTCactatttaaataatttttgcattAGTTTATATTGTAATTGTCATTATGCTGCAATTAACAATCTGTTTGCATCattataaaattacattttaagaaGTTCATGTAAGTTCTCAGCAGAAAGTCAACTTATAAAATTTCAGTTCAGAAGTATAATTCCTGAAgtacttgaaaaataaagttagcTTGAAGCTTTCATTTAGATGTTCTTTCTGTTCCAGTGatataaaaagtttaaaaaattcaaaggtTATTTGAAAGTTCTGAACATGGACTAATGCAAgctcaaaaagcaaaaagaaaccGAACCGGTGCATGATTAGGAATATTTGCACATTTTAGTGGAAAATCCTGGGCCAGCAACAATTTTCAGCTCAAACAATAACCTCCTTTATGCAACCAAACACTCCATACATTTACTGAAGAATATCTCATTGCTATCAATGGCTtaagaaagaggggaaaaaaaaaaaaaaaaaaaaaaaaaaaaacttctaagCTATATACACTCCTAAAAGGATTTTTCCATAGTTAAATACAGATTTACACACTAAGCCATACTGGCTCTCAAATGACAGACACATGAAGAGTACGTTGCTTCTCTCTCTTAAAACCCATGATAAATTTGACAACGGTGTCACAAGCCAAGCTCAAATGGGTGCCATATGCTGTGCACATTCTTTAACAAATTGATGTATGATACAGAAATTTTCAAGATCTAATTAAATTATTTGGTAGccaattaagaaaaataacctAAATATGCATATCTACATGTGCACATGCCTTTTAGTTCAGAACCTGTCTGTGACAAAAGGACTTAAGCCTTATGGCCTCATGGAATTTTAACAGGTATGGTAAGGAAAAATGCAGCCTTACAGTAAGCAAGATTTATGCTGATATTCCCTCAAATGCTACACTTGAATATTTTAACTTGATGTTACTGAGTGAGAAAAAGTAGTGTTTgttaatatatatacatatataaaaattaattctctaCAGTAGCCATTCATTTCCATAACACTATTTATGCACAAGAGGCTTAAGATGGGTTTCCTGAATACTAACAATTTTAGACTGTCTAAACTCAGCTCTTTAAAGATTTTATTCTGCTAGCCACAAAATATTGTTGCACTCCAGCTGTGATACCTCTTATCCCAAGCTGTCACATGCATATCTTGCTGCGAGCAACATTATTGTTGAAGAAGTTTCTCTCTGCTACATAAAAGCATATTGCACTTGTAGATATAAAGTAGAGCACCCTTACTTAGATTATCACTTGTAACTCTTCATATACCTTTTAACTCTGATCTCATCACTTCCAAAAGTCAAGAGGAACAGATAAAACCACAGCATCAGACTAAACTACACCTTAAGTGCTAATTCAAATAAAGGCATTCTCTTCAGATACACCCCAtgtttagaaataattttagctGTTCTTTATCAAAAACTACCAAGAAGCTGATTTACTGCTTTTAGGATTGTGTACGAAACTGTTTAATGTTTCCCAGCTAATAAGACTATGCTAaatatcatattttaaaaaatattctaagaGATAAGTCTTGTTAGAAGAATAAGGGGAAGTGCACAAGTACATTTACAGACCTGCCTACACTCtccaaaacagatttaaaataattaatactaAAAGTCATAACAGATCAGATTAAGTATCTGTAAACACTAAGAGCAGCAATAACTTCCTACTGAAGAACAGGCAGTGGGACATCTTCAAGGTTCAACagcaaaatttcaaattaataaCCACTAGTGCTAACTCATCATCTTTATTCACATTAGTTGTGAATAAGGGACTGCTTTTAAGGGTAGGAACTGTGAGGTCAAGCCATCTGCCATGGTTCATCTCTGTTGCAGTACACTGTGATGCTCAAACAGCAGTTTGCAGTTGTAGTTGTGCTGTTATAAATTGCTTCATCGAGTAGTTGAACTGTTAATATCAAACGCTGTTGTTGAAGTAAACTTTGTTAATGATCCAAGAGTTTGCtgaaagaacagtttaataacgAAGACTGCACACACAGAGACTTGCTCAGATACCCTGTGCTTTAGAAGAGCAGCGCAGACTCACGGCAGccaagaggagaaggaaaggacagACTGTGGAAGAACAGCAAGGAGAGGTAAAACCAGACGGTCGGGAAAACCAAAGCTTCAAGTGGTTCTGCCATGATCAGCCTGGTGGGCAGGGTCAGGGTCTGTGGGGCTGCCCCGCCTCATCCACCATGTTAAGGATGTAAGTGGCAATGTCATCTTCTGTGGGGGCCTCTGACACCACCCAGGAATCTCCTGCCCCGGTCACCTGCCGGCGGCACACAGGACAGTTTCTGTGGCGGTCACTCCTGTTAGGAAGGCACAGAAATGAGTCGTTTTCACTGATGGTCTCTTGCTGGCCAGAAAATGCCAAAAGagcccccaaacaaacaaaacccaagcaaaacCCAACTCACTGAGAACTTCAAGAATGATCACAACTGGATCAGACCACCTAtctattttgtttgtttaaaaacatctttctttgTGAGGAAGACTTCTGAATGGAGCTCCATTCTTTGAGTGAAAATCTGGAATCCTGTTCCTCCTAATCATTTGCTCAGTTCAGACAGTATGCATCTGGCTACCTGGCCAGAAAGTTTAAATGGAAATTCACTGTCTAAATTAATTCTTCCAATCTTCAGGAATTCAGCTGAGGTCCTTAGAAACCAGTCTCCATAGGCTTCCTAGATAAAGAGAAGAAGGAGCCCTTTTCCTGAGTCATACAGCCCACTGAAGTTTAGAACTGGTCCCTCAGAGTCCCATCCCTCTCCACCATCTTGGGGATCCCAAACAATTATGTTTGAGCTGGGAGCCTCTGTTATGCCTAAATTAAGAGGAGATGAACCTTAAaaattacagacaaaaaaaaagcatggtGTAACTGGAACTTAGTGAGGAGTTCAGCTGATTCATCAGCCAAAGCAGCATATATTCCACTCTCCACCACAGTCACTAAACTAAGGCCTGTCTTGCCAACAGATGTCAAGAGATTTTCCCAGAAGAGAGAAACTACTCATAATATTCTAAGAtccagtgatttttttactATGGTTTTTCCTTGTGGAAGCCCAGTGTTTGTTACAAGAGCAACTTCCTCTGTAAGTCTTtcaaaaagccacaaaacaaaTTCTTGCACACAAATTATGTGTAAAACCATTTGCATTAACTAGCCAAAATAAAGCCTTTAACAGAGCAGGTCTGTGTCCCCTAATGCCAGACTGCCAGGACACTTCCCTAATCCTTGTAGGCCTGTATGGTCAGACAAGAACTATGCTCCTCCACAAAGCaatttttctctcccactttTCCAACAACTGGTGTATTAGAGATGCAGAAGCTGAAAAGGTGTTCAGTTTGCTGTGAAGCTGAACATTGCAAGGTACATGTTACACATAAATTTGAAGGTGCTGCCATTGAGAAGAAATATCTTTCTGGAAGAGTCTGATATATTTAAATCAGTAAATTGTATGCTATTTATTTGAAGTGAAAGCACAACATATGGAAAAAATTCCCTCTGCTAGTTATTTCCCAAGTAAGTGACAGTCCAACTTGCCTTCATATTTGCATAGTCTTAACAAGCCTTAAATGAGATTTTGTGAAGCATAACATGCCAGCGTCTGCATATACCATCTTCTCGAGTTTTTGAGAAAGactaaaatttaattaattttagaagaataaaaagatgtaagaaattacaaaacaaatgctgaagaactcttttacatctctttttttacaaaacttcctgctttccttttgctgtaGTCTGATTTTACTCAGGCTTGTTATGTATCATATGTACATTAGCTTGGAAATATCTTCGGACATTAAATTATATGACAATCATGGAATCTGTCAAACCAAACTGTCAGATAACCTCTGCATActataaaataatgaatatcCTTTAGTCTGTATTACCATTTATCAATGCATTTCTGGCAGAAACTGTGAGCACACGGCAGGATTAGATCAGCACGCCCATCCATGCAGATGCAACATTCCTCTTCATCTGTCAGCTGTTTAACCCTGCAGAAAAGAAGacactgttttcttccagaTGTTTGATAGTTATGCCCCAGTAACTACACCAGTTACTACATTTTTCATAATAATTACTGATGGCCAGAAAGAAACACCTGTGCTTTTAATCCGTGAATGAATCTTATGGCATCCCATCCTATGTCAGCAGTACGTGAACTAAACTAAGCCAGaacaggcatttattttttgtgtCAGGTGCTTTTGGTGTTGCAAAGGGTTCTGTAAATCCCTTTTCATATCAACAAGGAAGTGAGAGGAGTTGTAACTGCTTCATATCCCATGACTGggcaaaagaacagaaacactgTTTACATTAAAGGCAGGAGAAGAACCTGCCTTCCCGTCACTGCACGTCAGGCTGAACTAGTTCACAATGAACTTTGCCAAATTTCTGTGTGCTGGTTTATATCCTAGACAAAAACATGCATGGCAAGAGGATCACCACCAGAATGCATGTTCACTCATTTCACGTGGCATCAAAATGCCAGGAGCTGAACTGCTCATTAGATTGAAAAGGCTGATTTTAGCTTGCAATACGCTCCACATAATTGCTCATCAAATGAGGACTCTCAAGCTGTTACCACAGCTTTTCCAGTTAAACTCCCAGGTGTTCCTGTTGGTGGGgaagtttaaaaattatctcACTACCCAAGACAGACACTGACATTTTGTATCTTTTTCCCGAATAAGAGATATCTGTATCTAATGTTCTTAGCAGTAGTATCTCAAATACTTGCACCATCAAGATTTCTCAAGTGTGAAAAGGTGCAGAGAACCCTCAGCTTCCACTGGCCTAACCAGACATGTAAAGTTCTCAATTTTATAGTCACAGCTCACTTCCAAAACAACCAAGGAAGTGTTCAGAAATACTTGGGTTTCCAAAAATCCTCATTTGAGGATCCCTGTTCTGACTTGAGGAACAGAGATAGCATTCTagaaaaaatggcatttcaggAGAGTCAGTCCACCTTATGACTATTGACCAGACCATTTTAGCTTAGGCATCTAAGGGAGCTTGTCAAACACAGAGTATTTTTTAACTGTACAGATTAGGAGGCTACTGGACAGCAGTCAACAtgcctttgttttatttttcagtcagtCCTTGGGGTTTCCTTTTCAATTTGCTTTTGGAGAAGTTActttaaaatgacagatttttttttttatagatgGTAATTTGCATACAATGAAGACAACAGTTTCCAAGAAGCCTATCTTTTGTGTAGCTCATCATGTTCTTTAGACCagttctctttcattttcctccccCATGCAATTCTGAGAACTAACCTCTAAAAGCACTTGAATTTTTGAGATTTGCTGGTGTCTATACAAGCAATCATACAAGGCCAATTTATATAGTTAGTGCTAAGTAAGCTTTAGTCACACGACTAAGTTCCTGaagaaactgtaaaataaaagtgtGTCAGACTAAGGAAATGCTTGTCCCTTCATTATCAGAAAGCATAAATCAATCACTCAGGCATATTTTGAATGCTCTGAATAGGAAGTGGATGTTGTAGAGAAATCGTGGAAATAGTTCAGGAATAGTGGAAAAAGTTCAGAAGAATTTAACAGATAACACTCACTATTTTTAGATAGTGAGGGCTAActtttcagagctgaaaaatgTCTAAAGGTGAGAACAATTTAGGCAAATAGGTGATTAtcatagaaaaataaacagaagattTCATTGGTGTAGAATACTTGAAGGTGCTTCAGCCTGTATTTCCCTTAGCAACTTGTAAAACTTGGCTAAGACACAAGCTCATCATACTAGCAAAGTATACTCTTTTTATTTGTGATTAATACTGCCTCAAATGATGAAATTTACAAACATGAAGGGTGCTCACCTGCCTTGTCTCCAAGACcgaaaactgaaaaagaaactcaCATAGGAAACCTTTTATCTTCCTCACTGACTTTAGCAATATACAAAGTTGTTTTGCCTAAGTATCTTTGTTTGGCTTGTTTGTTTGAAGCAAAAGAccatttccagaaaaacatGTGTTCTGGTATAACCTTGGGAAAGcaattttcctgttctttctcaAACATGTTCCCAATTTCCaggaaattaattgaatttaatgaaaataataccTTCTGCAATCCACTGACTTAGAAAAACCTGTGGGCTCTGTGGAGTGACAACACAGCTGACCCCTTTCTCATTTCAAGAGCTGAAGTGTGACACTCAGCCTGCTTTATTAAAATACCTGGCTGCCAGCTCTTCGCTGGTTAACACAGAGAACTCTACCATTTACTACCTTTGTTTGTAAAACCTAGCTCTACCTCACTTAAAACTGAGTTAGAACCCTGAATTTATTCAGGAAGTGAAAAGTAAGGAATTACTGGTAGCAGCAACACTTCCACACAGGGAAAAGGTGATTTGCTGTTATATTCAGTTTGAACTGAAGTTATTGCAGGTGTTGACCTcagacttttgtttttcctctggttAACAAAGCAGAATGTCAACATGAGTGAGACAGTTCCCATTTTTCCAGTCTTACAAGTTAAATTATTACCATAACTGATGAGTTTCTAGTGGCAACAGATGGGAACTTTCACATGCCAAAATGtaagaggaagagaaagttTAAGTGGAACAATAACAGAATCCGCTTAAACAAACACTGTCAAACCCCCTGAATTTGTAGCTGCAGCTGATTCCGTTTCCTCCCGTTTCCTTATTCAGGAGATTCAACATATACCATGTTTACATTAGAACTGATCTCTAAAAGGTTGTTCTGAAGCTAAGGTATGGTAGCACCGTATTTCAGAATTTCACCCAAGTGCACTGCAGCTCCCTTGGTGCAAGGGAAGGTGTCTGTTCATGTTTGTGATGGTACAAAGCCTGCAGCTGCCACGAACGAGCAGTTCTGATCAGCAGGTACTTGTGGTTCAGGTTTTAAGCACAACTCCCTAAATGCTTATGTTGCAATTGGGGTCAGAAGGTAAAGTATATCAGAATACCTTCCCATCCACAAGCTGGCCTGACACGATGACAGAGACATCAAACTCTCAGCAGCTTCTTCAGAAGTATCACTCTGTGCAAGAACTCCTGCTGCTTGACTGGTGATGTCTTTATAAAGTTGAGTGAACTGATACAAGTTCAAGATTCTGGAAGCTTCCACGATGCCACTTGTTTTATTTATCTTAAGATATAAGAATTGTTTACAATTACTTATCAGATTTCAACCTGGCATTgctcaaaatgtttttaaagcactgaaGTGTTTTAAAGAAGAGACTGAAGGCAGTAGTCTCCCTCCTAAGTGCCCATCACCCCGCTAGCAAGCTGCAGTCTGCCTCAGCAAGAGTCAGGACTGCACACAGCTGCTACAGCATGAGGAACACCACAGGCAGCACCGCAACTTTAGGGCAAGGCAATTGCCATCACTACTCAAATGGATTAAAGTTTGAGTAGGGACCTAATGCCCAAAAAACTGGGCTAAACTTACAACCAAGCACAGGATCATCAGTTATTTGATATTTGAACTTAAAACCGCCTACAGAGATGGCTGCCTTGATGAAAACTAGGAGTAAACAGGAAACTACAAACTGTTGGTTTCAAACAAAGTTTGAGGGTTAGCTTGTTTCACCACATGTTAAGACTGCTCAGTGGATTCAGGATCATTAAAGGACTTTACCTGATACGATACAGAGGGGAAGATCTCCTCAACAGATGGAGCGAATTTCATACGTTTTTGTCATGGTCTCCCAAATAAGTTACAACATTGAACTTTTAGATTGGTTTTCTAAGGAATCAGACTACGTAAAGACACATGAGCTCAGTTAATAATGCCTGGAAGAGCTGATTAATTTCTACTACTATCAAACTCTACAGTTCCCAGTTTGTTGTACCATTGGATTACTTGACCTCACAAATCACCTGCATTTTTTAACTAAAGGGCTGAAAGTGCTCCACTGGAAGGTATCACTCCTGTAAGCTTAGTTATAAAAATGGTTAACGCGCTGTTGGCAGAAACTTAGAATTTAGACTTAATTTATCTCCAACAGCATCTTTGAATACATCATCTGTATCAAAATACATGTAGAAGGTGTTGGATTTTACAAGTCCTCAAATCTTTGCATACAAACTGCCCatcaaattaaaatgttcacACTTACTTTGGTACATATTATCCTAACGATCACCTTCCAGAAAGCAGAAGAATCAGACCCAGGTTGCACTTCAAATAACAGATGTTTGTCTTGTCCAGAAGCCAATTTTGCAGTACTGAAACAAAGCAACATCAGTTTAACAGCATGTGCTGGACCTGCAAAGACCAGCAGCCTCAGCCAAGTGGGATTATTTACGGTTCATTTGTCTGCTCTCTATCCTTAAAAGAGATTTTAGCAATACTGCCCAGGGGCATCAAAGTAGAGAGTAATGACCTTCTTAGCACGTCACTGAATACACAATCCACTTCCATTTAAACTGCACAGCAAACATCAGAAAATGCTGTGCAAGACTTTTGATCCAGCATCAGCGAGCAGGTGTACTTTATAAACATTTAAATTCATATATGCTGTCACTGCTTATTACACTAATCACACAGTCTTGTGTCCAATCTGAAAAGATTACTTCCTCAAAAAGTAcgtaaaaaaaaagcctgtgagTACCAACATATGCGGATGACGTGTATTTTTGTTAGTATATATTAATAATGAGGTAGTCAGGTAAACGTGTCAGGTGAATGTGTCAGGTGACCTgagatttgcttttttaatggaACACAGACACAACGGTCTATTCCATAAGAATCAGAACAAGCTATATTACATTCAGGCTTAAGTAAACACTGGAACAAAAGAAACCACTTGAATAACAGTATTAATTACACTGATACATGCCCAGATTCTCACGCAAAATATCAGGTTATGTTCTTCAAAATCTATTTATGCATCTTCCCAGAAGACAGCTATGTGTTCTTGAAGGTCATTCACAAAAGTACGACCCTCTCCAAGATAATTTCTAGACCGAATATAAATTCACATTTTAGTTACAGCAAACATTACAAAGCCCTTattgagtgtgtgtgtgtttccacTTCATTTTATCACTCTCATTTTATAATGTAAATACTGGCTAAAAATGACAACACTGCTTTTTTGCTCATTTCCTTTTACTGTCATCATACTGGTCAAACAAAAGGCAGGCTAtgaaaaatgtgacaaaaaAGCAGCCTTTTGTTTGGGATTATCTAGGTCACTGGTTTGGGACACTAAGATACATCTCATCCTTAATGAGGAGCAGCCTTGCATGTCTGCAGAGGTGGCAGGGATGGTCACAAACAGTTCTGTCTGAGGTGCCACCCTCCTCATGTAGCTCTGCTGTCCCTACCAGGCTCCAATTGCTCCCTCCTGACCAAAGTGACAGGCAGAGAGGAAGCAGCATTGCATCTTCATGTGGAAGGGAGAAGCTAAGAGACACAGGTGACACTAACAAAAAGATAATGCTTAATCACCTCTTGTGAACTTCTAAGAGAGAGCAACACTTGCTAGAAGAAGAGTAttggagaaaaatgaatttaaggaggagaaaaggcttTGGTTTTGAAGCATAATTACAACCATTATAGAAACATCGAGAAATgaaggaaacatttcaaaacCATGGGTTGAGTTCTGGCTTAGCCAGCACAGGATAATATATTGCATACAAGGTCTctgtaaaacatgaaaaaaaagaaagaagcaaagtaAGGCTTACATATCATTGAGTTCAGCTACTCTTCCCAGAAACTCTTCATAGGTTAGGAAACCACTTTCTTGAACCAAAGAGGCATGCTTTGCTACTTTTTCTGGCAACTTGTTAATTACAGTTTGTGTGTGGTTTGAAATCTGTTGACCCATGGTGAAGTTCTTAACAGTTCTGTAGGAAGAAGTTCTCATTCACTTGTAGAGTCCctgctaaaaatatttgagagagTTACACGTGCTTGTGAGTGGCTACtcccttattttatttttgcctacAGCAATTATTCCACAAGTAACACAACCTGAACAGTCAGATCAGAAACAATGCAGAACATTTCGAAGAGCGTGGAATGTGGCATTATAATCTTACTCAAAAGGTACTATTTTGCTTACAGCAATACGTTTATTAAACAGGGGTGATTTTTCACATAGATTCAGCTccaacacacacatacataaatacatccaatggaatggaaaaaaataatcttgacAATGGTAAGTTATGACAAACTTTGTTTATCCTAGATATTTGTGGGTGTGAATATCAGAATGCCTGCAAATAAGCACATCAATGTCTGTTTATACATAGACATTACATTAGGAATCAGCTTTCTTACATCAAACTTACATTGGCAGATCAAAAGAACTCCCACAGCATTCTGAAACTGGTAAGCCAAGGAATCCGTGTCAGTATAAACCAATTTAGAGACTTCCCTATCTGCACAAAACACTCAGCTTTAGGATGTATTACTGAAGTGACTTGCTCAAATGTCTCCAACTCCAACTTAAGTTAATATTTCCTTCAAACTCAagtatttttccccaaaagtcTGCCTAAGGATTTACACCATGCCCTCCAAGTCTTTATCCACTTACTCCCCTAGATGCCTCTACATTTCACTTCCCCCAAAATGCCTCTTTGCAGAGTTCACTGTAAAGCAAACCACTTGTGTCATGCCCTTTTAAGACCTCTACAGATATAGGTGTGCAAGGGCAAGTGAACTGCAGAACATCCACCTAAACTAAAACACAGAGCAATCTGATAGTAACTGTGTTATAAACTCCAGATGAGAGACAtcacagagaagcagcactttGCTCTGCAGGTACCCGTAGCAGCACTTGGGCTTAAACCCACCCAGAACAAAATTTACAGCTATTGAGATCTCACCACGGTGTAAGTAAAACACAGGACACCAAGCGAGCTCCTGTCAGAGCATACTGAAGTACTATGCAATTTCACCACAGTAAGCTTCCAATTTATGGTGGGAATTTTGACCAATTTCAATTCCCAGATGCGCTCCCCCTCCAGTCACTCTTCTCCTCCCCAATAAGGCTCCATTCGCCTCCCAGCCCGCTCTCTGGGACGTGTTTGATGAGCACACGCCCAGGCCACAGACGTCAGGCACTGCCTATCAACAGCACAACCTGTCACCCTCCAGACACCTCCTCCCGGATCTCCCACGCTAGTGCTCCCCCGAGCTTCTGAGGGAGCACCGTGCCTCCTGCGGGCCTGAAGAGCTCAGCACCCAAATCCCAGCACTGAAAAGTTTGGTGAAAAACACCTGCGAGGATGTCTGCAGAactggatattagaaaaaggttcttcacccagagggtggtcgggcactgaacaggctctccagggcagtggtcacagcaccagcctgacagagctcaagaagcttttggacaacactctcaggcacatggtgtgaccctgggggtgtcctgtgcagggccaggagttggacttaGATCCCTGTGAGTCCTTTCCAACAAGGCATTTCCTGCTACTCTATGAACTGTTCCCTGTTAGTCACCCGTCAAGACCTGACACGCCCCGCGTCACCCCCAGACCCACGAAGCGCCCCCAGCAGCGCCGACGGGCCCGGGCGCGCCCGGCCCTCCCTCCGCCGGTG encodes:
- the RNF141 gene encoding RING finger protein 141 isoform X1 is translated as MRTSSYRTVKNFTMGQQISNHTQTVINKLPEKVAKHASLVQESGFLTYEEFLGRVAELNDITAKLASGQDKHLLFEVQPGSDSSAFWKVIVRIICTKINKTSGIVEASRILNLYQFTQLYKDITSQAAGVLAQSDTSEEAAESLMSLSSCQASLWMGRVKQLTDEEECCICMDGRADLILPCAHSFCQKCIDKWSDRHRNCPVCRRQVTGAGDSWVVSEAPTEDDIATYILNMVDEAGQPHRP
- the RNF141 gene encoding RING finger protein 141 isoform X2 gives rise to the protein MRTSSYRTVKNFTMGQQISNHTQTVINKLPEKVAKHASLVQESGFLTYEEFLGRVAELNDITAKLASGQDKHLLFEVQPGSDSSAFWKVIVRIICTKINKTSGIVEASRILNLYQFTQLYKDITSQAAGVLAQSDTSEEAAESLMSLSSCQASLWMGRVKQLTDEEECCICMDGRADLILPCAHSFCQKCIDKCYLAYLFGSLEAKGEMGEEFINRSGN